A region from the Aliarcobacter thereius LMG 24486 genome encodes:
- the groES gene encoding co-chaperone GroES, which produces MNFKPLGERVLVERTEIENKTASGIIIPDNAKEKPASAKVLAIGNKVEDIKVGDTIIFEQYRGTEIKIDGNDYLVLNVENILGVM; this is translated from the coding sequence ATGAATTTTAAACCACTAGGTGAAAGAGTTCTTGTTGAGAGAACTGAAATTGAGAATAAAACTGCAAGTGGAATTATAATTCCAGATAATGCAAAAGAGAAACCAGCAAGTGCAAAAGTTCTTGCAATTGGAAATAAAGTTGAAGATATAAAAGTTGGAGATACTATTATATTTGAACAATATAGAGGAACAGAGATAAAAATTGATGGTAATGATTACCTTGTATTAAATGTTGAAAATATTTTAGGAGTTATGTAA
- the groL gene encoding chaperonin GroEL (60 kDa chaperone family; promotes refolding of misfolded polypeptides especially under stressful conditions; forms two stacked rings of heptamers to form a barrel-shaped 14mer; ends can be capped by GroES; misfolded proteins enter the barrel where they are refolded when GroES binds): protein MAKEIIFSDSARNRLFAGVEKLADAVKVTMGPRGRNVLLQKSFGAPTITKDGVSVAREIELADTLENMGAQLVKEVASKTADEAGDGTTTATVLAHSIFKEGLRNVTAGANPISLKRGMDKACEAILVELKKSSRVVENKTEIEQVATISANSDSAIGKMIAEAMEKVGKDGVITVEEAKGISDELDVVEGMQFDRGYLSPYFVTNPEKMTTEFDNPFILLYDKKISSLKELLPILEGVNKAGRPLLIIAEDVDGEALATLVVNRLRGALQIAAVKAPGFGDRRKAMLEDIAVLTGGTVISEEMGMKLETTDLSALGVASKIVIDKDNTTIVDGNGSKDAVLGRVNQIKAEISNTTSDYDREKLQERLAKLSGGVAVIKVGAATETEMKEKKDRVDDALSATRAAVEEGIVIGGGAALIRSAAKVKLNLKDDELIGANIVLRAIKAPLKQIATNAGYDAGVVANEVEKSSNENLGFDASSGEYVDMFEAGIVDPAKVERVAMQNAVSVASLLLTTEATVTEIKEDKAPAMPDMSGMGGMPGMM from the coding sequence ATGGCAAAAGAGATTATATTTAGTGATAGTGCAAGAAATAGACTTTTTGCAGGTGTTGAAAAGTTGGCAGATGCAGTTAAAGTAACAATGGGACCAAGAGGAAGAAATGTTTTACTTCAAAAATCTTTTGGTGCTCCAACAATCACAAAAGATGGAGTAAGTGTAGCAAGAGAGATTGAACTTGCTGATACTTTAGAAAATATGGGTGCTCAACTTGTAAAAGAAGTTGCAAGTAAAACAGCAGATGAAGCTGGAGATGGTACAACAACAGCAACAGTTTTAGCTCACTCAATATTTAAAGAAGGTCTTAGAAATGTAACAGCAGGTGCAAATCCAATATCTTTAAAAAGAGGAATGGATAAAGCTTGTGAGGCTATTTTAGTTGAATTAAAAAAATCTTCAAGAGTTGTTGAAAACAAAACTGAGATAGAGCAAGTTGCAACAATTTCTGCAAACTCAGATAGTGCTATTGGAAAAATGATTGCTGAAGCTATGGAAAAAGTTGGAAAAGATGGTGTTATTACTGTTGAAGAAGCAAAAGGTATTTCAGATGAACTTGATGTTGTAGAAGGAATGCAGTTTGATAGAGGATATTTAAGTCCATATTTTGTGACAAATCCAGAAAAAATGACAACAGAATTTGATAATCCATTTATTCTACTTTATGATAAAAAAATCTCTTCATTAAAAGAGCTTTTACCAATTCTTGAAGGTGTAAATAAAGCTGGTCGTCCACTTCTTATTATTGCTGAAGATGTAGATGGAGAAGCTCTTGCAACATTAGTTGTAAATAGATTAAGAGGTGCATTACAAATTGCTGCTGTTAAAGCTCCTGGATTTGGAGATAGAAGAAAAGCTATGCTTGAAGATATCGCTGTATTAACAGGTGGAACAGTTATTTCTGAAGAGATGGGAATGAAACTTGAAACTACTGATTTAAGTGCACTAGGTGTTGCTTCAAAAATTGTTATTGATAAAGACAATACAACAATTGTTGATGGAAATGGAAGTAAAGATGCAGTTTTAGGAAGAGTAAATCAAATAAAAGCTGAAATTTCAAATACTACAAGTGATTATGATAGAGAAAAACTTCAAGAAAGACTTGCAAAACTTAGTGGTGGAGTTGCTGTTATTAAAGTTGGAGCTGCAACAGAAACTGAAATGAAAGAGAAAAAAGATAGAGTTGATGATGCATTAAGTGCAACAAGAGCTGCAGTGGAAGAAGGAATTGTAATTGGTGGTGGAGCTGCTTTAATTAGATCAGCTGCAAAAGTTAAATTAAATTTAAAAGATGATGAACTAATTGGAGCAAATATAGTTTTAAGAGCTATTAAAGCACCATTAAAACAAATTGCTACAAATGCTGGATATGATGCTGGTGTTGTTGCAAATGAAGTTGAAAAATCTTCAAATGAAAACTTAGGATTTGATGCATCAAGTGGAGAATATGTTGATATGTTTGAAGCTGGAATTGTGGATCCTGCTAAAGTAGAAAGAGTTGCTATGCAAAATGCTGTTTCAGTAGCTTCTTTACTACTTACAACAGAAGCAACTGTTACAGAGATAAAAGAGGATAAAGCACCTGCTATGCCAGATATGAGTGGAATGGGCGGAATGCCAGGAATGATGTAA
- the hsdR gene encoding EcoAI/FtnUII family type I restriction enzme subunit R, with product MAYSESDTRANLIDPKLETSNWKSSNIVREYYFTDGRKLIGGKRGKRYFVDYLLVYKNTNLAIIEAKAQNKDPLDGLQQSINYAQKLKIDFVYSTNGDKIYEHSLLSGKGEFIEDYPTPEELFYRKFGKLKEQEERVITQNFYFEGNKKPRFYQQIAVQKAVETIANDKNRVLLTLATGTGKTYIAFQIVYRLFQAKWNKDKTNRRPKILILADRNVLKSQAMNEFNPMEKDLVDINGKDIKRRGGKVPTNGNVFFAIYQSIAENKNRIIENSEEENEDDVIAYYKQYPSNFFDLVIIDECHRGSANDTSSWRDILNHFSHATHLGLTATPKRDDNGDTYKYFGEPVYEYSLKDGINDGFLTPYKVKRIQTNIDEYHFNPDDIITGELDKNIVTLQEFEKSVIIPKRTRLIAKTILENINPFDKTIIFCVNQKHAMDMKVAIDRYKTIKDSNYCVRVTSDEGEIGREFLEKFQNNDLDIPTILTSSKMLTTGVDAKNVRNVVLTAPIASMTEFKQIIGRGTRTYEGKDFFTIIDFVGATNLFYDKAWDDDPLSVDIKTTKIEDVEDEINEENKIDETKKEQNKKEDFLSDDEFEAKTKEEKVKKEQVIIDIKGKKLKVINIETTYVGVDGKPLRSSEYLELLIGVLGRFYNDEQTLRDIWSNPKNRKELLEKLKDMNIDESQLEDLKDIFEAKNSDIYDVLAHLSFNHNIKTRDERAIAALNSKFIEKYQNEKAKDFIEFILDKYRKYGFKELEENKLSTLIEQSGFDRRELMASFGDFKIRDEYFELQKEIYR from the coding sequence ATGGCTTATAGTGAATCTGATACTCGTGCAAATTTAATAGATCCAAAACTTGAAACTTCAAATTGGAAATCTTCAAATATAGTTAGAGAATACTATTTTACAGATGGTAGAAAATTAATAGGTGGAAAAAGAGGGAAAAGATATTTTGTAGATTATCTTTTGGTTTATAAAAATACAAATCTAGCAATTATTGAAGCAAAAGCTCAAAACAAAGATCCCCTTGACGGACTTCAACAAAGCATAAACTATGCACAAAAACTAAAAATTGATTTTGTTTACTCTACAAATGGAGATAAAATTTATGAACACTCACTTCTTTCTGGAAAAGGAGAGTTTATAGAAGATTATCCAACTCCAGAAGAGCTTTTTTATAGAAAATTTGGAAAATTAAAAGAGCAAGAAGAGAGAGTAATTACTCAAAATTTTTATTTTGAAGGGAATAAAAAACCAAGATTTTATCAACAAATCGCAGTTCAAAAAGCAGTTGAAACAATAGCAAATGATAAAAATAGAGTTCTTTTAACTCTTGCAACTGGAACAGGAAAAACATATATAGCTTTTCAAATCGTATATAGATTGTTTCAAGCAAAATGGAATAAAGATAAAACAAATAGAAGACCAAAAATCTTGATTCTTGCAGATAGAAATGTTTTAAAATCTCAAGCTATGAATGAGTTTAATCCTATGGAAAAGGATTTGGTGGATATAAATGGAAAAGATATAAAAAGAAGAGGTGGAAAAGTTCCTACAAATGGAAATGTATTTTTTGCTATTTATCAATCTATTGCTGAGAATAAAAATAGAATTATTGAAAATAGTGAAGAAGAGAATGAAGATGATGTAATAGCTTACTATAAACAGTATCCATCAAACTTTTTTGACCTAGTTATCATAGATGAGTGTCATAGAGGTAGTGCAAATGATACTAGCTCTTGGAGGGATATTTTAAATCATTTCTCACATGCTACTCATTTGGGACTTACAGCAACTCCAAAAAGAGATGACAACGGCGATACTTACAAATACTTTGGAGAGCCAGTTTATGAATACTCTTTAAAAGATGGAATAAATGATGGATTTTTAACTCCATATAAAGTAAAGAGAATTCAAACAAATATAGATGAGTATCACTTCAACCCTGATGACATAATCACAGGTGAGTTGGATAAAAATATAGTAACTCTTCAAGAGTTTGAAAAAAGTGTGATTATTCCAAAAAGAACAAGGCTAATAGCTAAAACAATTTTAGAAAATATAAATCCTTTTGATAAAACAATTATTTTTTGTGTAAATCAAAAACATGCAATGGATATGAAAGTAGCAATAGATAGATATAAAACTATAAAAGATAGCAACTATTGTGTAAGAGTTACAAGTGATGAGGGCGAGATTGGAAGAGAATTTTTGGAGAAGTTTCAAAATAATGATTTGGATATTCCAACTATTCTTACAAGTTCAAAAATGCTAACAACTGGAGTTGATGCAAAAAATGTACGAAATGTTGTTTTAACTGCACCAATTGCTTCTATGACTGAGTTTAAACAGATAATAGGAAGAGGAACAAGAACTTATGAAGGAAAAGATTTCTTCACTATTATAGATTTTGTAGGAGCTACAAATCTCTTTTATGATAAAGCTTGGGATGATGACCCTTTAAGTGTTGATATAAAAACAACAAAGATAGAAGATGTAGAAGATGAGATTAATGAAGAGAATAAAATAGATGAAACAAAAAAAGAGCAAAATAAAAAAGAAGACTTTTTGAGTGATGATGAATTTGAAGCAAAAACAAAAGAGGAAAAAGTAAAAAAAGAGCAAGTAATCATAGATATAAAAGGTAAAAAACTAAAAGTAATAAACATAGAGACAACTTATGTAGGAGTAGATGGAAAGCCTTTAAGAAGTTCTGAATATCTTGAGCTTTTAATAGGTGTTTTAGGAAGATTTTACAATGATGAGCAAACTCTAAGAGATATTTGGAGTAATCCAAAAAATAGAAAAGAGCTTTTAGAGAAACTAAAAGATATGAATATAGATGAGTCTCAGCTTGAAGATTTAAAAGATATTTTTGAAGCAAAAAATAGTGATATTTATGATGTTTTGGCTCATTTATCTTTTAATCATAATATAAAAACAAGAGATGAAAGAGCAATAGCTGCTTTAAACTCAAAATTTATAGAGAAATATCAAAATGAAAAAGCAAAAGATTTTATAGAGTTTATTTTAGATAAATATAGAAAATATGGCTTCAAAGAGCTAGAAGAAAATAAACTCTCAACACTAATAGAGCAAAGTGGATTTGATAGAAGAGAACTTATGGCTTCATTTGGTGATTTTAAAATAAGAGATGAGTATTTTGAGCTTCAAAAAGAGATTTATAGATGA
- a CDS encoding Fic family protein: MKNINIRFLPLSHQIETTKVLKKAISANRTLANLNGVARIIPNSAILINSLVLQEAKDSSAIENIITTHDELYRANLDIESVTNEAKEVQNYKEALLRGFSLIKDTKLLLKKHIVEIQAVLEQNDAGIRKQAGTNLKNSLTGEVIYTPPQDYEAIQELLTNLENYINEPNDIDPLVNMAIIHHQFESIHPFYDGNGRTGRIINILYLILKDLLDIPVLYLSRYIITHKADYYRLLQEVRTQDKWEEWILYMLDAVEQTSLETIELINNISNLMIKTQDKISQELPKIYSKDLVEILFMHPYTKIEFLIDKLNLHRDTASKYLKELENIGILKPIKIGRSKYFINLELFDMLKKGI, from the coding sequence ATGAAAAATATAAATATTAGATTTCTGCCATTATCTCATCAAATCGAAACAACAAAAGTTCTAAAAAAAGCAATATCAGCAAATAGAACTTTGGCAAACTTAAATGGTGTGGCTCGTATTATCCCAAATAGTGCTATTTTAATAAACTCTTTGGTATTACAAGAAGCAAAAGATAGTAGTGCTATTGAAAATATCATCACAACTCACGATGAGCTATATAGAGCAAATCTTGATATTGAAAGTGTAACAAATGAAGCCAAAGAAGTTCAGAACTACAAAGAAGCACTTCTAAGAGGTTTTTCACTTATAAAAGATACAAAACTACTTTTAAAAAAACATATTGTTGAAATTCAAGCTGTTTTAGAACAAAATGATGCAGGAATTAGAAAACAAGCAGGAACAAATTTAAAAAATAGTTTGACAGGAGAAGTGATTTACACTCCACCACAAGATTATGAAGCTATACAAGAACTTCTTACAAACCTTGAAAATTATATTAATGAGCCAAACGATATTGACCCACTTGTAAATATGGCAATCATTCATCATCAATTTGAATCAATCCACCCTTTTTATGATGGAAATGGAAGAACGGGAAGAATTATAAATATTTTGTATTTGATACTAAAAGATTTATTAGATATTCCCGTGCTTTATCTAAGTCGTTATATCATCACTCACAAAGCTGATTATTATAGGCTTTTGCAAGAAGTTAGAACACAAGATAAATGGGAAGAGTGGATTTTATATATGCTAGATGCAGTTGAGCAAACTTCACTTGAAACAATAGAGCTTATAAATAATATTAGTAATTTGATGATAAAAACTCAAGATAAAATATCACAAGAATTGCCAAAAATTTATAGTAAAGATTTAGTAGAGATACTTTTTATGCACCCATATACAAAAATAGAGTTTTTGATAGATAAATTAAATCTTCATAGAGATACGGCATCTAAATACTTGAAAGAACTTGAAAATATAGGAATTTTAAAACCTATAAAAATTGGGAGAAGTAAGTATTTTATAAATTTAGAGCTTTTTGATATGTTGAAAAAAGGGATTTAA
- a CDS encoding KilA-N domain-containing protein: MAKIIVQEKEITILTVENEDYISLKDMLKAKDGDFFISDWLRNRNTIEYLGIWEKIHNPNFNYGEFAIIKSQAGLNSYKLSVKEWREKTNAIGLVAKTGRYGGTYAHKDIAFEFGMWISAEFKIYLIKEFQRLKDEEFKHLGWDIRRNLTKLNYKIHTDAIKENLIPKELTPQQINFVYANEADILNVALFGQTAKEWREQNKDKKGNIRDEADVNQLVCLANMESLNAHLINEGFSKSQRIEKLNKIAISQMRILSAGDVKELETKGTL; this comes from the coding sequence ATGGCAAAGATAATAGTTCAAGAAAAAGAAATTACTATTTTAACAGTAGAAAATGAAGATTATATCTCTCTTAAAGATATGCTCAAAGCAAAAGATGGAGATTTTTTTATTTCAGATTGGCTTAGAAATAGGAATACTATCGAATATCTTGGAATTTGGGAGAAGATTCATAACCCAAATTTTAATTATGGCGAATTCGCCATAATTAAATCTCAAGCAGGACTTAATAGTTATAAATTAAGTGTAAAAGAGTGGAGAGAAAAAACAAATGCTATAGGACTTGTTGCTAAAACTGGTCGATATGGTGGAACTTATGCTCATAAAGATATTGCTTTTGAATTTGGGATGTGGATAAGTGCAGAGTTTAAAATCTATCTTATCAAAGAGTTTCAAAGACTTAAAGATGAAGAGTTCAAACACCTTGGTTGGGATATAAGAAGAAATCTTACAAAATTAAACTACAAAATACACACTGATGCCATCAAAGAAAATCTTATCCCAAAAGAACTAACTCCTCAACAAATAAATTTTGTTTATGCAAATGAAGCAGATATTTTAAATGTAGCTTTGTTTGGTCAAACAGCCAAAGAGTGGAGAGAGCAAAATAAAGATAAGAAAGGTAATATAAGAGATGAAGCAGATGTAAATCAGCTTGTGTGTCTTGCAAATATGGAATCTTTAAATGCACATTTGATAAATGAAGGATTTTCAAAAAGCCAAAGAATAGAAAAACTTAATAAAATTGCTATTAGTCAAATGAGGATTTTGAGTGCTGGGGATGTTAAAGAGTTGGAAACAAAGGGAACATTATAA
- the avs4 gene encoding AVAST type 4 anti-phage nuclease Avs4, whose translation MIIKPNWEQFKSKFNDSPTYYFEYFCYLLFCIEYSKPQGIFRYKNQSGIEWNPIEVNGKTIVAQCKFYDTSLSSHKKDILEMLDNIKKNYTTPCELKFYTNQDWSQGKNNNDSQVKIDIEVKAKEYNITIDWRTNETYFLSPDVASNQELMKHFYTDASIYDLVNEKQTHTETVLNNIHTQINFNSKIIEIDKTKEINELKNQLISNQALILSGTGGTGKTAIIKKLYEDIKNDMPFYLFKASEFETNQIDNLFAQYSFKKFIDIHEQDQEKIIIVDSAEKILDLNNNEPFKEFFQTLIEHKWKVIFTTRHTYLNDLYYHFSQLEIIPFTVNIENLNTEELNILSINYKFNLPQDKKLLDLIKNPFYLNEYLANYSNDEIKYQEFKNKLWNQNISTPDMEKCFFELAFKIANEGQFYVDIDCANDSLKQLQKKGILGYEKSLGYFITHDIYEEWALEKIVNKEFKNKVDIKSFFEKIGSSLPIRRAFRSWVSEKLLLNDENIKTFIEEIIDSVDIEIFWKDEIFISILLSEYSDTFFKNFKREILDNDYELLSRISFLLRLACKEVDNSFWESLGLKNQQIKEAKYIFTKPKGNGWKSFIAFIYDNIQSIGLFKINIILPVLYDWNNAIKDGETTQKASLIVLKYYDLINQQEHKYSYKESIKTICKVISSGSSEIKDELSTIFDEIVEQKLKNHSDNYYELSKMVLSNWDGLLISKNLPEKVLKLADLFWTKTSRKVKKDGIFSSYDRVEVEDAFNLSTKYENKYFPSSALQTPIYFLLKNHFSITIDFILDFINKSVEYYAKSGWEYKEEIQKVDVCIDENITIQQYHSQALWNIYRGNSSPVMPNLLQSIHMALEKYLLEIADAPDINSELFELILLNILAKSKSSSITAVITSAVLAKPHITFSLATVLFKTKEFIQADFHRKIQDQSIKSLYGIGYGLNWQTKIYQDERLKTCEDKHRHLHLENLFLHYQMFKTSEVGEEEIKNIQNILWGILDNYYKQLPDEEGQYEEDRIWGMALARMDKRKMDIETEKVDGGVQITFNPKLSPELKKYSQEAQENSHNKVKYTSLYLWSVNKIENNQDYKKYTNYEENPLLALEQIKEVIAIPHDKRDFIFQDEIFPHVSIILLRDYVELLSSEDKELCRDIILEFTGLPLAENYHYQVSDGVDKAIQYLPILLSDFPDLKNDIKILLLLNLFHNYQIGMGGKHFCDFAIEAINTYFISECNSFIVAYLLLKPIYDELVKSNYYGQKRVSKQDLLENFFQSNEEIVEKFISDELKISANEIEKTELDVFFVAFKMIVTFKSTIKKEFTQKIIEISCKNIFNKADDKVDYEIKQQFIDNYTLLILKADKCDIQFYLQPLIDSFKPTEDITSLLTQLIYSQDNINNYDNFWHIWELLENNIIDISKDGEKYHNVDKIVKVYLLAWGRYGSLWKDTAKEWHSLKDKEIRFFKKLTKKIVHCPSVVYSISKLLTGIGSAYLNEGISWLADLIRNNSNLANDKLEQDTVFHLENLIRKYIFLQSAKIKKDRKTKDDVLIILNFLVERGSAVAYMLREKVL comes from the coding sequence ATGATTATTAAGCCGAACTGGGAACAATTTAAATCTAAATTTAATGATAGTCCAACATACTATTTTGAATATTTTTGTTATTTGCTTTTTTGTATTGAGTATAGTAAGCCTCAAGGTATATTTCGTTATAAAAATCAATCAGGTATTGAATGGAATCCTATTGAAGTAAATGGTAAAACAATAGTTGCTCAATGCAAATTCTATGATACATCGCTTAGTAGCCATAAAAAAGATATTCTTGAAATGCTTGACAATATCAAAAAAAATTATACAACACCATGTGAATTGAAATTTTACACAAATCAAGATTGGAGTCAAGGTAAAAATAATAATGATTCACAAGTAAAAATTGATATAGAAGTAAAAGCAAAAGAATATAATATAACAATTGACTGGCGTACTAATGAGACTTATTTTTTATCACCTGATGTAGCTTCAAATCAAGAGCTAATGAAACACTTTTATACTGATGCAAGTATTTATGATTTAGTTAATGAAAAGCAAACCCATACAGAAACGGTGTTAAATAATATTCACACACAAATTAATTTCAATTCAAAAATTATTGAAATTGATAAAACAAAAGAAATCAACGAGCTAAAAAATCAACTAATATCTAATCAAGCATTAATTTTAAGTGGAACTGGTGGAACTGGAAAGACAGCTATTATAAAAAAACTTTATGAAGATATTAAAAATGATATGCCTTTTTATCTTTTTAAAGCGAGTGAGTTTGAAACTAATCAAATTGATAATTTATTTGCTCAATACAGTTTTAAAAAATTCATTGATATACACGAACAAGACCAAGAAAAAATTATTATAGTCGACTCAGCTGAAAAAATATTAGATTTAAACAATAATGAACCGTTTAAAGAGTTTTTCCAAACATTAATTGAACATAAATGGAAAGTAATTTTTACTACTCGACATACTTATTTGAATGATTTATATTATCATTTTTCTCAACTTGAAATTATTCCATTTACTGTAAATATTGAAAACTTAAATACTGAAGAACTAAATATACTATCCATTAACTATAAATTTAATTTACCTCAAGATAAAAAATTATTGGATTTGATAAAAAATCCATTCTATTTAAATGAGTATTTAGCAAATTATTCAAATGATGAAATCAAATATCAAGAATTTAAGAATAAATTGTGGAATCAAAATATAAGTACGCCAGATATGGAAAAATGCTTTTTTGAACTTGCTTTTAAAATAGCTAATGAAGGGCAATTTTATGTGGATATTGATTGTGCTAACGATAGCTTAAAGCAATTGCAAAAAAAAGGAATTTTAGGTTATGAAAAAAGTTTAGGTTATTTTATAACTCATGATATTTATGAAGAATGGGCATTAGAAAAAATCGTAAATAAAGAATTCAAGAATAAAGTTGATATAAAAAGTTTTTTTGAAAAAATTGGAAGCTCTTTACCTATACGAAGAGCTTTTAGAAGTTGGGTATCCGAAAAACTACTTCTTAATGATGAAAATATTAAAACTTTCATTGAAGAAATCATAGATAGTGTGGATATAGAAATATTTTGGAAAGATGAAATATTTATATCAATATTATTATCTGAATATTCAGATACTTTTTTTAAGAACTTTAAAAGAGAGATTTTAGACAATGATTATGAACTATTGAGCCGAATATCTTTTTTATTGAGACTAGCTTGTAAAGAAGTTGATAATAGCTTTTGGGAAAGTCTTGGATTGAAAAATCAACAAATAAAAGAAGCGAAATATATTTTTACTAAGCCAAAAGGTAATGGTTGGAAAAGTTTTATTGCTTTTATCTATGATAATATACAAAGCATAGGACTTTTTAAAATAAATATTATATTACCTGTTTTGTATGATTGGAACAATGCAATCAAAGATGGGGAAACTACACAAAAAGCTTCTTTGATAGTTTTAAAATATTATGATTTAATAAATCAACAAGAACATAAATACAGTTATAAAGAATCTATCAAAACTATTTGTAAAGTTATTTCCAGTGGTTCATCTGAAATCAAAGATGAGTTATCTACTATATTTGATGAGATAGTTGAGCAAAAGTTAAAAAATCATAGTGACAATTATTATGAACTCTCAAAAATGGTTTTATCAAATTGGGATGGTCTTTTAATATCTAAAAATCTACCTGAAAAAGTATTAAAATTAGCAGATTTATTTTGGACAAAGACATCTAGAAAAGTTAAAAAAGATGGAATATTTTCTTCTTACGATAGAGTAGAAGTAGAAGATGCTTTCAATCTTTCAACTAAATATGAAAATAAATATTTTCCTTCAAGTGCATTACAAACTCCTATATATTTTCTTTTGAAAAATCATTTTAGTATTACTATTGATTTTATTCTAGATTTTATCAATAAATCGGTTGAATATTATGCTAAATCTGGATGGGAATATAAAGAAGAAATTCAAAAAGTTGATGTTTGTATAGATGAAAACATTACAATACAACAATATCACAGTCAAGCATTATGGAATATATACAGAGGAAATAGCTCTCCTGTTATGCCAAATTTGTTACAGTCGATACATATGGCACTTGAAAAATATCTTTTAGAAATTGCAGATGCCCCAGATATAAATAGTGAACTTTTTGAATTGATTTTGCTAAATATTCTTGCAAAGTCAAAATCATCATCTATTACTGCTGTTATAACAAGTGCTGTACTAGCAAAACCACATATAACTTTTAGTTTGGCAACAGTACTTTTTAAAACTAAAGAGTTTATTCAAGCTGATTTTCATAGAAAAATCCAAGACCAAAGTATTAAAAGTCTGTATGGTATTGGATATGGACTAAATTGGCAAACTAAAATTTATCAAGATGAAAGATTAAAAACTTGTGAAGACAAACACAGGCATTTACATTTAGAAAATTTATTTTTACATTACCAGATGTTTAAAACAAGTGAAGTAGGTGAAGAAGAAATTAAAAATATTCAAAATATTTTATGGGGTATTTTAGATAACTACTATAAACAACTACCTGATGAAGAGGGCCAATATGAAGAAGATAGAATTTGGGGAATGGCTTTAGCAAGAATGGATAAAAGAAAAATGGATATAGAAACAGAAAAAGTTGATGGAGGAGTTCAAATCACATTTAATCCAAAGTTATCCCCTGAGCTTAAAAAGTATAGTCAAGAAGCACAGGAAAACTCTCATAATAAAGTTAAATATACATCACTATATCTATGGTCTGTAAATAAAATAGAAAACAATCAAGATTATAAAAAATATACTAATTATGAGGAAAATCCTCTTTTAGCATTGGAACAAATTAAAGAAGTCATAGCTATTCCACATGATAAAAGAGATTTTATTTTTCAAGATGAAATTTTTCCACATGTAAGTATTATATTATTGAGAGATTATGTTGAATTGCTTTCAAGTGAAGATAAAGAACTTTGTAGAGATATAATTTTAGAATTTACTGGTTTACCACTAGCAGAAAACTATCACTATCAAGTTTCAGATGGAGTTGATAAGGCTATCCAATATTTACCTATATTGCTAAGTGATTTTCCAGACCTAAAAAATGATATAAAAATACTTTTATTGTTAAATCTTTTTCATAATTATCAGATAGGGATGGGTGGAAAACATTTTTGTGATTTTGCGATAGAGGCTATTAATACATATTTTATTAGTGAATGTAACTCTTTTATAGTGGCATATTTACTTTTAAAACCTATCTACGATGAGTTGGTTAAATCAAATTATTATGGACAAAAACGAGTGAGTAAACAAGACTTGCTTGAAAACTTTTTTCAATCAAATGAAGAGATAGTAGAAAAGTTTATTTCCGATGAATTAAAAATATCTGCAAATGAAATTGAAAAAACAGAATTAGATGTTTTTTTTGTTGCTTTTAAAATGATAGTTACTTTTAAATCTACTATAAAAAAAGAGTTTACTCAAAAGATTATAGAAATATCATGCAAAAATATTTTTAATAAAGCAGATGATAAAGTGGATTATGAGATAAAACAACAGTTTATTGACAACTATACACTTTTAATACTAAAAGCAGATAAATGTGATATTCAGTTTTACCTGCAACCATTGATTGATTCATTTAAGCCAACGGAAGATATAACAAGTTTACTAACTCAGTTGATTTATTCTCAAGATAACATAAATAACTACGATAATTTTTGGCATATATGGGAACTCCTTGAGAATAACATAATAGATATTTCCAAAGATGGAGAAAAATACCATAATGTTGATAAAATAGTAAAAGTTTATTTATTGGCTTGGGGACGATATGGTTCACTTTGGAAAGATACTGCTAAAGAATGGCACTCATTAAAAGACAAAGAAATAAGGTTTTTTAAAAAGCTCACTAAAAAAATTGTGCATTGTCCTTCTGTGGTTTATTCCATCTCAAAATTATTAACTGGAATTGGTTCAGCATATTTAAATGAAGGAATTAGTTGGCTTGCAGATTTGATTAGAAATAATAGTAATTTAGCAAATGATAAACTTGAACAAGATACAGTATTTCATTTAGAAAATTTAATTAGAAAGTATATTTTTCTTCAAAGTGCAAAAATAAAAAAAGATAGAAAAACAAAAGATGATGTTTTGATTATTTTGAACTTTTTAGTTGAAAGAGGCTCTGCAGTAGCATATATGTTAAGAGAGAAAGTTTTATGA